The following are from one region of the Bactrocera oleae isolate idBacOlea1 chromosome 6, idBacOlea1, whole genome shotgun sequence genome:
- the Ir76a gene encoding glutamate [NMDA] receptor subunit 1, with amino-acid sequence MSLLSPAVNHWTTLLNFIIQTYFIDSHTTCILWHHDFPFELQTPANGEFIQYINIWPDNLSQSLQQDIYNFTAFAETQLAYGMQLDTLVQKLTIAIRESHCETFVAFQQDIPSFARSFYNASRISVWRSLRNKFLFAYRKDLQQDTTAYFDDSLFMDQPNVLIVEAECGNCSTFALKTNKFIGPLAEHPEQLYVLDRYNGVDGKFELGVDLYIDKVKDLQGREVTVGIFDYRPFTVIDYDRQPQTKDHSPENVRGTAHIDGTEVRMLFALCEVVNCTVNTDTSEDDWGTSYANLTADGIFGLITSRKAQYVVGALYFWPDDYRYLDMSLFIGRSGVTCLVPSPHRLTSWLLPLRPFQLTLWLGVFASLGVEALALFFTRHLAPSDTEPQYGLMESFQFGYITTLKLFVSQGSDYVVNSHTVRMVLFACYMMDTIVTSVYGGGLSAILTLPTLEEASDSVERLYRHGIPWTATSPDWVISLKGADDDPMVEKLLQKYHVYTYEQLTEFAKTENMGFILERLAFGHFGNVDFLTDESFKRLKLMIDDIYFQYCFAFVPRLWALLPKLNDVIMRVHSTGLDIFWEWEVAATYMDGQQQEEIQASMYMDFDVGPVKLDMGNFIGLVLPLIIGFVLSIFAFIGELVYFKHAQKKAQALKIVN; translated from the exons ATGTCACTGCTGTCACCCGCAGTCAACCACTGGACTACGCTACTCAATTTCATaa tacaaacatattttattgaCTCGCATACTACCTGTATCCTGTGGCATCACGATTTCCCATTTGAATTGCAAACACCAGCCAATGGCGAATTCATacagtacataaatatttggcCTGACAATTTGTCGCAATCCCTGCAGCAGGACATTTACAATTTTACAGCATTTGCCGAAACGCAACTGGCCTACGGCATGCAACTCGATACGTTGGTACAGAAACTGACTATAGCCATCAGAGAATCTCACTGTGAG ACTTTCGTAGCCTTTCAACAGGACATACCGAGCTTTGCGCGCAGCTTTTACAATGCCAGCAGAATATCAGTTTGGCGTTCGTTGCGTAATAAATTTCTATTTGCTTACCGTAAGGACCTGCAACAGGATACGACAGCATACTTCGATGATTCTCTTTTCATGG ATCAACCAAATGTTTTAATAGTCGAAGCCGAGTGCGGCAACTGCTCGACGTTTGCcttgaaaactaataaattcATTGGACCGCTGGCCGAGCATCCGGAGCAACTTTATGTATTGGACCGCTATAATGGTGTGGATGGCAAATTTGAGTTGGGCGTTGATTTGTATATAGACAAGGTTAAGGACTTGCAGGGACGCGAAGTAACAGTTGGAATTTTCGATTATCGTCCCTTTACGGTAATAGATTAT GATCGTCAGCCTCAAACTAAAGATCATTCTCCTGAAAATGTTCGCGGCACAGCACATATTGATGGCACTGAAGTACGAATGTTGTTCGCACTCTGTGAAGTTGTTAACTGTACGGTAAATACCGATACAT CTGAAGATGATTGGGGCACTTCTTATGCAAATCTGACAGCGGATGGTATTTTCGGTTTAATAACTTCCAGAAAAGCGCAATACGTTGTTGGTGCTTTATATTTCTG GCCCGATGACTACCGCTACTTAGATATGTCCTTATTTATTGGCCGTTCTGGCGTCACTTGCCTAGTGCCATCGCCACATCGTCTCACCAGTTGGCTACTACCACTTCGTCCCTTTCAACTCACGCTTTGGCTAGGCGTATTTGCGAGTCTGGGCGTTGAGGCGCTCGCACTCTTTTTCACACGCCATCTAGCACCATCCGATACTGAACCACAATACGGGTTAATGGAGAGTTTTCAATTTGGCTATATTACTACGTTGAAGCTATTTGTATCGCAAGGCTCGGACTACGTGGTGAATTCACATACTGTACGTATGGTGCTCTTCGCTTGCTATATGATGGACACGATTGTGACGAGTGTGTACGGTGGTGGTCTATCTGCGATACTAACGCTGCCGAC cTTGGAGGAAGCCTCGGACTCTGTAGAGCGTCTGTACAGACATGGTATACCCTGGACAGCAACTTCACCTGATTGGGTAATTTCACTGAAAGGCGCTGATGATGAT CCAATGGTGgaaaaacttttgcaaaaatatcATGTTTACACATACGAACAACTAACAGAATTTGCGAAGACAGAGAATATGGGCTTCATCTTGGAGCGTTTGGCATTCG GTCATTTTGGCAACGTTGACTTTCTCACGGATGAGTCCTTTAAACGCCTCAAGCTCATGATTGacgatatttattttcaatattgctTCGCCTTCGTGCCACGCCTGTGGGCCTTGCTGCCCAAATTGAATGATGTGATTATGAGAGTGCACTCAACCGGTTTGGATATTTTCTGGGAGTGGGAAGTTGCTGCCACTTATATGGATGGCCAGCAGCAAGAGGAGATACAGGCATCCATGTATATGGATTTCGATGTGGGCCCAGTTAAATTGGATATGGGAAATTTCATAGGTTTGGTATTGCCTTTAATAATTGGCTTTGTACTCAGTATCTTTGCTTTTATCGGCGAGCTGGTCTACTTCAAGCATGCTCAGAAAAAAGCTCAAGCCTTGAAAATTGTAAACTGA